The following proteins come from a genomic window of Triticum aestivum cultivar Chinese Spring chromosome 6A, IWGSC CS RefSeq v2.1, whole genome shotgun sequence:
- the LOC123128790 gene encoding aspartate aminotransferase, chloroplastic isoform X1, with translation MPQAFRTILSHAESYLGCWCLLGFRLRMTPIRTFPSNSIFQRPFSSASRDRVNTSHITMAVAVDASRFEGVPMAPPDPILGVSEAFKADTSDLKLNLGVGAYRTEELQPAVLNVVKKAEKLMLEKGENKEYLPIEGFAAFNKATADLLLGADNPVIKQGRVATLQSLSGTGSLRLAAAFIQRYFPDAKVLISSPTWGNHKNIFNDARVPWSEYRYYDPRTVGLDFEGMIADIQAAPEGSFVLLHGCAHNPTGIDPTPEQWEKLADVIEEKKHMPFFDVAYQGFASGSLDEDASSVRLFVKRGLEVFVAQSYSKNLGLYAERIGAINVICSAPEVADRVKSQLKRLARPMYSNPPIHGAKIVANVVGDPTMFGEWKEEMEQMAGRIKNVRQKLYDSLTAKDQSGKDWSFILSQIGMFSFTGLNRPQSDNMTDKWHIYMTKDGRISLAGLNLAKCEYLADAIIDSFHNVN, from the exons ATGCCACAAGCTTTTAGAACCATACTGAGTCACGCGGAATCGTATCTGGGCTGCTGGTGCCTCCTGGGATTCAGACTTCGCATGACTCCGATACGCACCTTTCCTAGCAATTCAATTTTTCAGCGACCTTTCAGCTCTGCTAGTCGGGACAGAgta AATACTAGCCACATAACGATGGCAGTTGCAGTAGATGCTTCTCGCTTTGAAGGAGTGCCAATGGCCCCTCCAGACCCGATTCTTGGGGTTTCGGAAGCATTTAAAGCAGACACAAGTGATCTGAAGCTCAACCTTGGCGTTGGTGCCTATAGAACGGAAGAGCTACAGCCCGCTGTCCTCAATGTTGTCAAGAAG GCTGAAAAACTTATGTTGGAGAAAGGAGAAAACAAGGAG TATCTGCCTATTGAAGGCTTCGCTGCATTTAACAAAGCAACTGCAGATCTATTGCTTGGAGCTGACAATCCTGTCATCAAGCAAGGACGG GTTGCTACTCTTCAGTCTCTCTCAGGGACTGGATCATTACGCCTTGCTGCAGCTTTTATTCAGAGATACTTCCCTGATGCGAAAGTACTTATATCATCTCCCACATGGG GAAACCACAAAAACATATTCAATGATGCGAGGGTACCATGGTCAGAATACCGGTATTATGATCCCAGGACTGTTGGGCTGGATTTTGAAGGAATGATAGCTGACATACAG GCTGCCCCAGAGGGGTCTTTTGTTCTGCTACATGGTTGTGCTCACAATCCAACTGGAATTGACCCAACTCCTGAACAGTGGGAGAAACTGGCAGATGTGATTGAAGAGAAAAAGCATATGCCTTTCTTTGATGTTGCCTATCAG GGTTTTGCCAGTGGAAgccttgatgaagatgcatcttcTGTCAGGCTGTTTGTTAAGCGTGGTCTGGAAGTGTTTGTTGCACAGTCTTACAGCAAGAACCTTGGTCTATATGCAGAAAGGATCGGTGCGATAAATGTCATTTGCTCAGCACCGGAAGTTGCAGATAG GGTGAAGAGCCAGTTGAAGCGATTGGCACGGCCCATGTACTCAAACCCACCTATTCACGGTGCCAAGATCGTCGCCAACGTTGTTGGAGACCCTACCATGTTCGGTGAGTGGAAAGAAGAGATGGAACAAATGGCCGGTCGGATCAAGAACGTTCGGCAGAAGCTTTACGATAGCTTGACTGCAAAGGATCAGTCTGGCAAGGACTGGTCTTTCATTCTGAGCCAGATAGGCATGTTCTCGTTCACAGGCTTGAACAGACCCCAG AGCGATAACATGACCGATAAATGGCACATATACATGACCAAGGACGGGAGGATTTCGTTGGCGGGGTTGAACCTGGCGAAGTGCGAGTACCTTGCCGATGCCATCATCGACTCCTTCCACAATGTCAACTAG
- the LOC123128790 gene encoding aspartate aminotransferase, chloroplastic isoform X2, whose amino-acid sequence MASALSAPAASAVAAARCKVFGGGRNDGRAGCRVGVARKNTSHITMAVAVDASRFEGVPMAPPDPILGVSEAFKADTSDLKLNLGVGAYRTEELQPAVLNVVKKAEKLMLEKGENKEYLPIEGFAAFNKATADLLLGADNPVIKQGRVATLQSLSGTGSLRLAAAFIQRYFPDAKVLISSPTWGNHKNIFNDARVPWSEYRYYDPRTVGLDFEGMIADIQAAPEGSFVLLHGCAHNPTGIDPTPEQWEKLADVIEEKKHMPFFDVAYQGFASGSLDEDASSVRLFVKRGLEVFVAQSYSKNLGLYAERIGAINVICSAPEVADRVKSQLKRLARPMYSNPPIHGAKIVANVVGDPTMFGEWKEEMEQMAGRIKNVRQKLYDSLTAKDQSGKDWSFILSQIGMFSFTGLNRPQSDNMTDKWHIYMTKDGRISLAGLNLAKCEYLADAIIDSFHNVN is encoded by the exons GGAGGGCCGGGTGCCGCGTCGGGGTCGCGAGGAAG AATACTAGCCACATAACGATGGCAGTTGCAGTAGATGCTTCTCGCTTTGAAGGAGTGCCAATGGCCCCTCCAGACCCGATTCTTGGGGTTTCGGAAGCATTTAAAGCAGACACAAGTGATCTGAAGCTCAACCTTGGCGTTGGTGCCTATAGAACGGAAGAGCTACAGCCCGCTGTCCTCAATGTTGTCAAGAAG GCTGAAAAACTTATGTTGGAGAAAGGAGAAAACAAGGAG TATCTGCCTATTGAAGGCTTCGCTGCATTTAACAAAGCAACTGCAGATCTATTGCTTGGAGCTGACAATCCTGTCATCAAGCAAGGACGG GTTGCTACTCTTCAGTCTCTCTCAGGGACTGGATCATTACGCCTTGCTGCAGCTTTTATTCAGAGATACTTCCCTGATGCGAAAGTACTTATATCATCTCCCACATGGG GAAACCACAAAAACATATTCAATGATGCGAGGGTACCATGGTCAGAATACCGGTATTATGATCCCAGGACTGTTGGGCTGGATTTTGAAGGAATGATAGCTGACATACAG GCTGCCCCAGAGGGGTCTTTTGTTCTGCTACATGGTTGTGCTCACAATCCAACTGGAATTGACCCAACTCCTGAACAGTGGGAGAAACTGGCAGATGTGATTGAAGAGAAAAAGCATATGCCTTTCTTTGATGTTGCCTATCAG GGTTTTGCCAGTGGAAgccttgatgaagatgcatcttcTGTCAGGCTGTTTGTTAAGCGTGGTCTGGAAGTGTTTGTTGCACAGTCTTACAGCAAGAACCTTGGTCTATATGCAGAAAGGATCGGTGCGATAAATGTCATTTGCTCAGCACCGGAAGTTGCAGATAG GGTGAAGAGCCAGTTGAAGCGATTGGCACGGCCCATGTACTCAAACCCACCTATTCACGGTGCCAAGATCGTCGCCAACGTTGTTGGAGACCCTACCATGTTCGGTGAGTGGAAAGAAGAGATGGAACAAATGGCCGGTCGGATCAAGAACGTTCGGCAGAAGCTTTACGATAGCTTGACTGCAAAGGATCAGTCTGGCAAGGACTGGTCTTTCATTCTGAGCCAGATAGGCATGTTCTCGTTCACAGGCTTGAACAGACCCCAG AGCGATAACATGACCGATAAATGGCACATATACATGACCAAGGACGGGAGGATTTCGTTGGCGGGGTTGAACCTGGCGAAGTGCGAGTACCTTGCCGATGCCATCATCGACTCCTTCCACAATGTCAACTAG